The following proteins are encoded in a genomic region of Gossypium hirsutum isolate 1008001.06 chromosome D05, Gossypium_hirsutum_v2.1, whole genome shotgun sequence:
- the LOC107903454 gene encoding cytochrome P450 76A2, which yields MIKNRRNIRDDGKEKENISKDFMQQLLELHWRGDEKNSLSINEVKALLLDMMVAGTDTVPTAVEWAMTELLCHRDKMTKLVKELDMVVGNQNTVEDSHIPQLVYLDAVIKETLRLHPVAPLLIPRVPSKTTVIGGFTVPKGCRVFINAWVIQRDPELWDDPLRFHPERFLETDINYRSNNFGFIPFGSGRRICVGVSLAEKMMALLLGSLVHSFEWGLSEGTKPSLEDKIGIVLKKTESLVGIPVARLPNLEQYQ from the exons ATGATAAAGAACCGAAGAAACATTAGAGATGATGGAAAAGAGAAGGAGAATATTAGCAAGGATTTTATGCAGCAATTGTTGGAGCTGCACTGGCGAGGAGATGAGAAAAACTCTTTATCCATCAACGAAGTGAAAGCTTTGCTTCTG GATATGATGGTCGCTGGTACGGATACAGTACCCACTGCTGTAGAGTGGGCAATGACCGAACTACTATGCCATCGAGATAAAATGACGAAACTTGTAAAGGAATTAGATATGGTGGTCGGAAACCAGAACACTGTGGAAGACTCTCATATACCTCAACTTGTCTACTTGGATGCTGTCATAAAGGAGACACTTCGTCTTCACCCGGTTGCTCCATTGCTAATTCCTCGTGTGCCCAGTAAGACCACTGTTATTGGTGGATTTACTGTCCCTAAAGGTTGCAGGGTTTTCATTAATGCATGGGTCATTCAAAGGGACCCTGAGTTGTGGGACGATCCTCTTCGGTTTCATCCCGAGAGATTCTTGGAAACCGACATTAACTATCGAAGCAACAATTTTGGGTTTATTCCATTTGGTTCAGGGAGAAGGATATGTGTTGGGGTTTCTCTGGCAGAGAAAATGATGGCACTGCTCTTAGGCTCTTTGGTGCACTCTTTTGAATGGGGATTGTCAGAGGGGACTAAGCCTAGTTTAGAAGATAAAATTGGGATTGTTTTGAAGAAAACAGAATCACTTGTTGGTATACCCGTTGCACGACTTCCTAATTTGGAGCAATACCAATGA
- the LOC107902188 gene encoding germacrene A acid 8-beta-hydroxylase-like produces the protein MTNLYNKHAVLACEGWSWSCHAPEFAPLMARALVIFCCAWWWWSMKFNKINPPLPPGPLGLPIIGNLPFIKPELHRYFSDLSRIYGPVFKLRMGSVLAIVINSPSLAKEVLKVQDAIFANHDVPAAAVVGTFGGINILWRPNDSRCNQLRKLVICEIMSKQSLDACYVLRQREVRRMVKEIHGKVGSSVNIYEQLSATALRVMMSTL, from the coding sequence ATGACCAACTTATACAACAAACACGCAGTTCTTGCTTGCGAAGGCTGGTCATGGAGCTGCCATGCCCCTGAATTCGCTCCTCTTATGGCGAGGGCACTAGTAATTTTCTGCTGTGCATGGTGGTGGTGGAGTATGAAATTCAACAAAATAAACCCACCTCTACCACCTGGTCCTTTAGGCTTGCCTATAATAGGAAACCTTCCCTTCATTAAACCCGAATTGCACCGTTACTTTTCAGACCTGTCTCGGATCTATGGTCCCGTCTTCAAACTTCGAATGGGGAGCGTGTTGGCAATTGTCATAAACTCGCCTTCACTTGCCAAAGAGGTCCTCAAAGTTCAGGATGCCATCTTCGCTAACCATGACGTTCCGGCAGCCGCTGTGGTCGGCACATTTGGTGGAATCAACATCTTATGGAGACCCAACGATTCTAGATGCAACCAGCTGCGTAAGCTTGTTATTTGCGAAATCATGAGCAAACAAAGCTTGGATGCTTGCTACGTGCTTCGTCAACGAGAGGTTCGACGAATGGTGAAGGAGATTCACGGAAAAGTTGGCTCCTCAGTTAACATATATGAGCAATTATCAGCAACCGCTCTACGAGTGATGATGAGCACGCTATAG